One Brassica napus cultivar Da-Ae chromosome C2, Da-Ae, whole genome shotgun sequence DNA window includes the following coding sequences:
- the LOC125581647 gene encoding uncharacterized protein LOC125581647, with the protein MAEGYLAGECIAFCLEFLKNSVPVEEVLNRNEDIQSDGMVLEGRPLQKGTELILSEKDRDIAHRYVLMNMAIMDPYVEKHLQELQDNDVRLATNETLLWKHHTQQFAEWVKNKIPSNSKEHSTKLRWLAFGPRFTAHTNKGFVINGNRFHIQSVKRKTQNSGVTYEAFSMCRSSARDTRHTADMVTYYGVITEIILLDYHMFSVPLFKCNWANRGYGVKEEDGFTLVNLHVNQTPYLQDPYILPSQAKQVFYSREDEESPWYVVMRAPPRGYHELETEEDVVGAPLLAQEFDDTEQLSDDESFCVRDDCDGIIVAD; encoded by the exons ATGGCTGAGGGGTACTTAGCTGGAGAATGCATAGCCTTTTGTTTAGAGTTCCTAAAGAATTCTGTACCCGTTGAAGAAGTACTTAACCGTAATGAAGATATTCAGTCTGATGGAATGGTTCTTGAAGGTCGACCACTGCAAAAGGGAACAGAGCTTATTCTTTCAGAGAAAGATAGAGACATAGCACATCGATATGTTTTGATGAATATGGCTATTATGGATCCCTATGTTGA GAAGCACTTACAAGAACTGCAAGATAATGATGTTCGATTAGCAACAAATGAAACTTTGTTATGGAAGCATCACACCCAACAATTTGCTGAATGGGTGAAGAATAAG ATACCTTCTAACTCAAAGGAGCATTCTACGAAGCTGAGGTGGTTGGCCTTTGGACCAAGGTTTACTGCTCATACCAATAAAGGTTTTGTCATTAACGGGAACCGATTTCACATACAATCCGTTAAGCGAAAGACTCAGAATAGTGGAGTCACTTACGAAGCTTTCAGCATGTGTAGATCTTCTGCAAGAGATACAAGACATACAGCCGATATGGTCACATATTATGGAGTGATAACAGAGATCATTCTTCTCGATTACCACATGTTCAGCGTTCCTTTATTCAAGTGTAATTGGGCGAACAGAGGCTACGGTGTTAAGGAAGAAGATGGTTTCACCCTTGTCAATCTTCATGTCAACCAAACGCCATATTTACAAGATCCATACATTCTACCATCACAAGCAAAACAGGTATTTTACTctagagaagatgaagaatcgCCTTGGTATGTTGTTATGAGAGCACCACCGAGAGGATATCATGAACTCGAGACAGAGGAAGACGTTGTCGGAGCACCATTACTCGCACAGGAATTTGATGATACAGAGCAATTGTCTGATGATGAAAGTTTTTGTGTTAGAGATGATTGTGATGGAATTATAGTTgctgattga
- the LOC125582316 gene encoding uncharacterized protein LOC125582316, which produces MEEERHVQNLRATLSQQSAALQKLQLKIAQLKKRNQTQGQRPLEGERRFGDVPGAVYVEPKPPDPSRINQTPTSKTHNNHFVNSRFDYNSFADKIELFKFSGKRGYLRWERNLDEWFHFNNILRKERLAYAIDQLREEAFKWWVQEEDDRRFYNEPTIKTWRALKEVMRDRFAPDFTSSEIQELNPRRYPIHGSKEARRLVAQEGQRVLSQQDNFQPNQGHAIVHCLDQKSDIPKVRKMSTSVGQNTLIRSKDKPEQAIVQVKAKSVITGLKEPRYIEEETPGTSLPTDQKEAQSTKQSKLLNKPKPVSIVSNQVIPDESHILTEPEHELN; this is translated from the exons ATGGAGGAGGAGAGACATGTCCAAAACCTAAGGGCCACCTTGAGCCAACAGTCCGCAGCTCTACAAAAGCTCCAACTTAAGATTGCTCAgttgaagaaaagaaatcagACACAAGGCCAACGTCCACTTGAAGGAGAAAGGAGATTTGGAGATGTACCAGGGGCTGTATATGtcgagcccaagccaccagatccttcaaggATCAATCAAACTCCAACTTCTAAAACCCACAACAATCATTTTGTTAATTCTCGGTTTGATTATAACTCTTTTGCTGATAAAATTGAACTCtttaaattttcaggaaaaagaggtTATCTTAGATGGGAGAGGAACcttgatgaatggtttcactTCAACAACATCCTGAGGAAAGAAAGGCTAGCTTATGCTATTGATCAACTTAGAGAAGAAGCCTTTAAATGGTgggtacaagaagaagatgataggcGGTTTTACAATGAGCCAACTATCAAAACGTGGAGAGCTCTTAAGGAAGTCATGAGGGATAGATTTGCACCAGATTTTACAAGTTCTGAAATCCAAGAACTCAATCCAAGGAGGTATCCAATTCATGGTTCCAAAGAAGCAAGAAGATTAGTGGCACAAGAGGGTCAAAGAGTCTTGTCTCAACAAGATAACTTTCAGCCAAACCAGGGGCATGCCATTGTCCATTGCTTAGACCAGAAGAGTGACATCCCAAAGGTCAGGAAGATGAGTACAAGTGTCGGCCAAAACACTTTGATCAGGTCCAAAGACAAACCAGAGCAAGCTATTGTCCAAGTAAAGGctaag agTGTTATTACAGGTCTAAAGGAGCCTAGGTACATAGAAGAAGAGACGCCAGGCACAAGCCTTCCCACGGACCAGAAGGAAGCTCAAAGcacaaaacaatcaaagttgcttaataaaccaaaaccagTGAGCATAGTATCAAACCAAGTAATACCAGATGAGAGCCACATTCTTACCGAACCAGAACATGAGCTCAATTAA
- the LOC106382440 gene encoding uncharacterized protein LOC106382440, translating into MGPKTRGGMVRRSRRSQGLEAETEFIEITRKSTKMRKLNKGKEVAIEEENIEIRQESADEVPTKVSEDVNEADGDGDGDDPHVEIEVENVIAEEQSQSENGVTEEPSQPREADMEAENGVTQEPSQPREADMEPENGFTQEPSQSREADMEPENGVTQEPSQPREADIETENGISGAEASPSDGKQKKKRGPTKMRKVAKDHQEKVSVSFTELGEHVGPGSVTLSSFLGPLVREHVTVLLDDWRNLDKQTKDTLWEEIQARFDLKEEWQKDSVFKQMGCLWRSGKSRLVSQLRNAKSSTERAALKPSNIRSVQVWSAWVKSRTSSVFKAKSEKYRALRRAQIPHTTSRRGMNRLACEMKKKSEDPKKISRSKVWIAGHTHSDGRPVRPEFAETIEKIISLDSQMDSTSSVNIKEDAVSQVLGVDKPGRVRGLGRGITATKLAFLSARDSKLADLESEIKDLKILVRDLAGNKKNNDDCVSPSEASYVYKEGTRVQLLDWCESKDVVVAEGEFCSAEGTYKIGRIPIGPNAAAVVVKSVSNPKASVWRPTTDVRNLQEAAGCKIPWPIDKLILDSASNNHPVSSDVLRSKNTTVDDLERCKIYDWVKGVEVIAEGFMGSTDPYEMVNNVPLGPNAVVMRVAKVINGKAFLWRPTSDMTTMSDAVNEKIAWPLHNVSVIKVPEDEGEASVRRPSLSPSGSTSSTRSGGKKKCILLDHNNSGRKVAEGRVSSTDPLCLVHHVPLGPNASRVWVEVALIEDASLWRPNSFLEDISDAVGSTVAWPNDKILYV; encoded by the exons ATGGGGCCGAAGACACGAGGAGGAATGGTTAGAAGAAGCAGACGTTCCCAAGGTCTGGAAGCAGAAACAGAGTTCATTGAGATAACCAGAAAGAGTACGAAAATGCGTAAGTTAAATAAGGGAAAAGAAGTTGCtattgaagaagaaaacattgAGATAAGGCAAGAAAGTGCTGACGAAGTCCCGACAAAGGTTTCTGAAGATGTTAATGAGGcggatggtgatggtgatggtgatgatcCACATGTGGAAATTGAAGTTGAGAATGTCATTGCTGAAGAACAGTCTCAGTCTGAGAATGGAGTTACTGAAGAACCTTCTCAGCCGAGAGAAGCTGACATGGAAGCTGAAAATGGAGTTACTCAAGAACCTTCTCAGCCGAGAGAAGCTGACATGGAACCTGAGAATGGATTTACTCAAGAACCTTCTCAGTCGAGAGAAGCTGACATGGAACCTGAGAATGGAGTTACTCAAGAACCTTCTCAGCCGAGAGAAGCTGACATTGAAACTGAGAATGGCATTTCAGGAGCAGAAGCATCGCCATCTGAtggaaaacaaaagaagaaaagaggacCCACAAAGATGCGTAAAGTGGCCAAGGATCATCAAGAGAAGGTTTCTGTGTCATTCACTGAGCTTGGCGAACATGTAGGTCCTGGATCAGTGACACTTTCATCGTTCCTTGGACCCCTTGTACGCGAACATGTGACTGTACTTCTtgatgattggaggaatcttgATAAGCAGACAAAGGACACATTATGGGAGGAAATTCAG GCGAGGTTTGATTTGAAAGAAGAGTGGCAAAAAGATTCAGTCTTCAAACAGATGGGCTGTTTGTGGAGATCTGGAAAGTCAAGGCTTGTATCACAACTGCGAAATGCAAAAAGCTCCACAGAGAGAGCAGCACTGAAACCAAGCAACATTCGATCTGTTCAGGTTTGGAGCGCTTGGGTTAAGAGTAGGACTTCGTCTGTGTTCAAG GCAAAGAGTGAAAAGTACAGAGCACTAAGGAGAGCTCAGATTCCTCACACCACTAGTCGTAGAGGAATGAATCGTCTAGCTTGTGAAATG aaaaaaaagagtgaagaccCTAAGAAGATTAGCCGGAGCAAGGTCTGGATAGCAGGACACACTCACTCTGATGGTAGACCTGTTAGACCTGAGTTTGCTGAAACCATT gaaaaaataatttcactTGATAGTCAAATGGACTCCACATCCAGTGTTAATATAAAAGAAGATGCTGTTAGTCAAGTGTTGGGAGTAGACAAACCTGGACGAGTCAGAGGGTTGGGAAGAGGGATTACTGCTACGAAACTAGCATTCTTGTCAGCTAGAGACTCCAAACTTGCCGACTTGGAaagcgagattaaagacttgaAGATTCTGGTCCGTGACTTAGCTGGAAATAAG aAAAACAATGATGATTGTGTTTCTCCATCTGAGGCTAGTTATGTATACAAAGAAGGAACTAGAGTTCAACTACTTGATTGGTGTGAGTCAAAAGATGTTGTTGTCGCTGAAGGAGAATTCTGCTCTGCTGAAGGTACATACAAGATTGGTCGTATTCCGATTGGTCCTAACGCCGCGGCGGTTGTTGTAAAGTCGGTATCAAACCCGAAGGCATCTGTTTGGAGGCCAACTACGGATGTGCGTAATCTTCAGGAAGCAGCGGGATGCAAAATTCCATGGCCAATTGATAAACTGATACTAGATAGTGCATCGAACAACCATCCAGTTTCCTCGGATGTGTTAAGATCAAAG AATACTACCGTAGATGATCTTGAAAGGTGCAAGATCTACGATTGGGTTAAGGGCGTCGAGGTAATCGCTGAAGGTTTTATGGGTTCGACTGACCCATATGAGATGGTGAACAATGTTCCTTTGGGTCCGAATGCTGTAGTTATGAGAGTTGCTAAGGTGATTAATGGGAAAGCTTTTCTATGGAGGCCAACAAGTGACATGACAACAATGAGTGATGCTGTTAATGAAAAGATCGCATGGCCGCTCCATAATGTATCAGTAATTAAAGTTCCTGAAGATGAAGGGGAAGCTAGTGTCAGAAGGCCTTCATTG AGTCCAAGTGGCAGCACTAGTTCCACCCGTTCAGGTGGTAAAAAGAAGTGCATCTTGTTGGACCACAACAACTCAGGACGGAAAGTCGCAGAAGGCAGAGTAAGTAGTACTGATCCATTGTGTTTAGTCCATCACGTCCCGTTAGGTCCCAATGCAAGTCGGGTCTGGGTTGAAGTGGCCTTGATTGAAGATGCATCTCTATGGAGACCAAACTCTTTTCTGGAAGACATATCAGATGCTGTGGGCAGCACAGTGGCTTGGCCAAATGATAAGATTCTGTATGTTTAA
- the LOC125582315 gene encoding uncharacterized protein LOC125582315, which produces MEKAWVWLPRASLEYFEGATGFVTASARRLGDPTEILCPCTHCRNLSHQVLDKVTEHLVIRGMDKKYMRSSCWSLHGERRSDMNDSVPQSETEAYGLLRTAYFDSGEPDEPPSDDTGGEPVHGEPDEDSEFRKKLRDAETPLYLTCSKHTKVSAIMALYRIKVKSGMSEAYFDQLLSALHDMLPEGNVLPKSTDSIKKFLKIFGFGYEMIHACKNDCILYRKQYEELETCPRCSASRWEIDKHSNEEKKGIPAKVLRYFPIKDRFKRMFRSARMAEDLRWHANNATEDGIMRHPVDSLSWAQVNNKWPEFASEARNLRLGLSTDGMNPFSIQNTKYSTWPVLLVNYNLPPTLCMKAENVMLTMLIPGPTAPSNNIDVYLEPLVEDLQELWSEGIQVYDSFLKEKFTLKAMLLWTISDYPALGSLAGCKVKGKQACNVCGKDTPNRWLKFSRKYVYLGNRKRLSPGHHYRRRKGWFDNTVEKGTANRIQTGAEIFATLKNFRNDFGRSLAKKKKRKRNVVSEDEVAEDEENDETSDQWRWKKRSIFFDLPYWKDLPVRHNIDVMHVEKNLSDALLSTLMQSKEFC; this is translated from the exons ATGGAAAAAGCATGGGTTTGGCTTCCAAG ggctAGCCTCGAATATTTCGAAGGAGCAACAGGCTTTGTTACTGCATCAGCGAGGAGGTTAGGAGATCCGACAGAAATATTATGTCCCTGTACTCACTGCAGAAACCTTTCCCATCAAGTTTTAGACAAAGTAACGGAGCATCTTGTGATTAGGGGTATGGATAAGAAGTATATGAGGAGTTCTTGTTGGAGTCTTCATGGTGAGAGAAGGTCTGATATGAATGATAGTGTCCCTCAATCAGAAACAGAGGCTTATGGTTTGCTAAGGACGGCTTATTTTGATAGTGGTGAACCTGATGAACCGCCTTCTGATGACACTGGAGGAGAGCCTGTACATGGTGAACCTGATGAAGACTCGGAGTTTAGGAAGAAGTTGAGAGATGCTGAAACTCCATTGTACTTGACATGTAGCAAGCACACCAAAGTTTCTGCGATCATGGCCCTTTACCGCATCAAAGTAAAGAGTGGAATGTCAGAGGCTTACTTTGATCAGCTACTGTCGGCATTACATGACATGCTACCAGAAGGTAATGTACTACCAAAGTCGACTGATTCGATTAAGAAGTTCTTGAAGATTTTTGGGTTTGGCTACGAAATGATTCATGCGTGCAAGAACGATTGTATTCTCTATAGGAAGCAATATGAGGAGTTGGAAACCTGCCCAAGATGTAGTGCTTCTAGATGGGAAATTGATAAGCACAGtaatgaagaaaagaaaggaattCCTGCAAAGGTCCTACGGTATTTTCCGATCAAAGACAGATTCAAGAGGATGTTTAGATCAGCAAGGATGGCTGAGGATTTGCGATGGCATGCCAACAATGCCACTGAAGATGGTATAATGCGACATCCTGTTGACTCGTTATCTTGGGCTCAAGTGAATAATAAGTGGCCAGAGTTTGCTAGTGAAGCAAGAAACCTTCGACTCGGCCTGTCAACAGATGGTATGAACCCTTTCTCTATCCAGAACACAAAGTATAGTACTTGGCCAGTGTTGTTAGTCAATTACAACTTGCCACCAACTCTGTGTATGAAGGCTGAGAACGTCATGTTGACTATGTTGATCCCTGGACCGACGGCTCCGAGCAACAACATTGATGTTTATCTAGAGCCACTGGTTGAAGACTTACAAGAATTGTGGAGTGAGGGGATTCAGGTATACGACTCATTCCTGAAAGAGAAGTTCACACTAAAAGCTATGTTGTTGTGGACTATAAGCGACTACCCGGCTCTAGGTAGTTTGGCAGGTTGTAAAGTTAAAGGGAAACAAGCATGCAATGTTTGTGGAAAGGATACACCAAATAGGTGGCTCAAGTTTAGTCGCAAGTATGTGTATTTGGGGAATAGGAAGCGACTAAGCCCTGGACATCACTACAGACGCAGGAAAGGATGGTTTGATAATACAGTGGAGAAGGGGACTGCAAACAGGATTCAAACCGGTGCAGAAATATTTGCAACACTAAAGAACTTCAGGAATGACTTTGGAAGATctttagcaaagaaaaaaaaaaggaagagaaatgTTGTCTCAGAAGATGAGGTGGCTGAAGACGAAGAAAATGATGAAACGAGTGATCAATGGAGGTGGAAGAAACGATCAATATTCTTCGATTTACCGTACTGGAAG GATTTGCCGGTGCGTCACAACATCGACGTCATGCACGTGGAAAAGAACTTGTCTGATGCATTATTATCAACGCTGATGCAGAGTAAAGAATTTTGCTAG